The sequence TGCCGATGAAAGCCCTGGCGAAGTCGGCACGGTGCGGGAAGAAAAGGAAAGCGTTGCGTCGCGGCATGTGGCGGCGAGCATAGCCCGGCGCCACGACGCCTCGCCTCGACACCCGATCGCACCGTGGCAACGCACGAAGGCAAGGTGGAGATCGTCCCTGCGACCACGACGGGGACACGTCGTTCTCGCGACACCGGCGGTGCCACCCACTGCAATCGCGCCAACGAGAAGAGGGCATAAGTTCGAACGCGGAAGGCATCGCGTCGGCCGAATGCATTAACGCCCGAACGCATGTCGGACAACGACCACGGCACCCGGTGGAAAACACCGAGTGGCATCGCGCGACTTCTGGTTCCGAATGGCATCGGGAGGCGAGGCGTCATCCATTTTTTCGATCGGTTCGAGGCGGCGCGCTCTTCCATCCAACACATGGTCGAACTCACTTCAGGCAGCGACGCGTCAATCCTTCCGGCGGCCGACGATGTGCTCGCGCGGTGGGTGCGGGCGGACCAGTTGCTGTCGGTGCGTCGCAGCGTGCGTGCCGTGGTGCCGTCGAGCATGGCGGTGGGCCTGGCCACGACGGCGGTGGCGCTCTATTCGTCGGCCGACTGGATGTTTCCCGTGGCGTGGCTCGTGCTCGTCGTGGTTTCCAACGCCTTCAGGGCCTTCGTGTGCCGTTCGGTGCGTTCTTCGGAGGGGAGCCTGGGCGGCCTCGACGAGCCGGGCATTGCCGGGCGGTTGCGGCTCGTCACGCTCTCCTCGTTTCTCTCGGGCTGCGTGTGGGCGCTGCTGCCCCTGTTCTGCCGCAGCGAAGCGCCGTCCGAAACGCTGTTCTTCATGACGGTGGTGTGCGGCGTGTGCGCGGGCTCCGTCATCTACAGCGCGGCATATGCACCGGTGCCGGTTGTGTTCTTCACGCCCGCGCTCGGGGCGGTCACGGTGTGGCTCGTCGGGGCCGGAGGGTTCCACCACAACGCGCTGGCGCTCATGGTGTTCGTGTACCTCGTGACGCTCATCCACGCATCGGTGCGTGGCGATCGCGCGTTCCGGGCCAGCAGCAGGCTGAAGAACGAGGCGCTGTTCATGGCCTCGGAGCTGCGCCACACGCATGCACGCTCGACGCGCGCGGCGCGCGAGCTCGACTTTCGCGCCAACCACGATTCGCTGACCGGCCTGTTCAACCGGGAAGGTTTCTTCGAGGCCGCATCGCGCCTGGGCGGCGAGACGGGCTCGCACCGCGACCACGCGGCGCTCATGCTCGATCTCGACGGATTCAAGGCGGTGAACGATGCGTTCGGCCACAAGACCGGCGACCAGGTGCTGCAGGACGTCGGGCACTGGCTGCAGCTGCAGCTGGTGAAGCACCACGCGGTGGTGGGGCGCTGGGGCGGGGACGAGTTCGCGGTGTTCTACAAGCCCCGCGGCCCGCAGGACGCGCCCGAGGCCGTCGCGCAGGCACTCATCGACTCGATCGGCCATGCCACCTCGCACTACGGCGGCCAACTGGGCGTGA comes from Variovorax paradoxus and encodes:
- a CDS encoding putative bifunctional diguanylate cyclase/phosphodiesterase, with amino-acid sequence MVELTSGSDASILPAADDVLARWVRADQLLSVRRSVRAVVPSSMAVGLATTAVALYSSADWMFPVAWLVLVVVSNAFRAFVCRSVRSSEGSLGGLDEPGIAGRLRLVTLSSFLSGCVWALLPLFCRSEAPSETLFFMTVVCGVCAGSVIYSAAYAPVPVVFFTPALGAVTVWLVGAGGFHHNALALMVFVYLVTLIHASVRGDRAFRASSRLKNEALFMASELRHTHARSTRAARELDFRANHDSLTGLFNREGFFEAASRLGGETGSHRDHAALMLDLDGFKAVNDAFGHKTGDQVLQDVGHWLQLQLVKHHAVVGRWGGDEFAVFYKPRGPQDAPEAVAQALIDSIGHATSHYGGQLGVSVGICTGHDCSVAEMLSFSDEALYEAKRLGRNRCHRFDDALHGRLLSRRDIERDLSDAIASRAICVWYQPILGEGGRRLHSLEALLRWQHPRHGWVAPSDVIFAAANTGLAERLLRHILSEVCVGLQQLAAAGAHFEDVPVAMNVSPREMSQLPVDAIVLETLERHGLPAHRLQIEITEEVALDASAAKTRLRALAEAGISIVIDDFGVGYSSLASLRGEHVRQVKIDRSFILNLASSPGSRLMVEAVIRLGQSLFIEVVAEGVESQEELDALNALGSPLLQGFYFMRPAPLAKVIAWAGQRASHTASAHT